One stretch of Punica granatum isolate Tunisia-2019 chromosome 5, ASM765513v2, whole genome shotgun sequence DNA includes these proteins:
- the LOC116208792 gene encoding uncharacterized protein LOC116208792, with translation MEIVGSRNLMISMAFLMAIILVQGASTAHANDVPPNLDYETCFKECMFMSGCKTLPPKESKMCTSQCKEMCRHHLRASAPSPSVGTPGSDDVRKRTVMQSALGF, from the exons ATGGAGATCGTTGGAAGCAGAAACCTCATGATTTCAATGGCGTTTCTCATGGCTATTATTTTGGTGCAAGGAGCCTCAACTGCGCATGCTAATGATGTGCCTCCGAATCTCGACTACGAGACATGCTTCAAGGAGTGTATGTTCATGTCCGGGTGCAAAACACTACCCCCCAAAGAATCCAAAATGTGCACATCACAGTGCAAGGAGATGTGCCGCCACCATCTCCGAGCCAGTGCCCCGTCTCCCTCTGTTGGTACTCCAG gtTCTGATGATGTAAGAAAGAGGACCGTGATGCAATCTGCCCTGGGGTTTTAA